In Drosophila teissieri strain GT53w chromosome 2R, Prin_Dtei_1.1, whole genome shotgun sequence, the following proteins share a genomic window:
- the LOC122614981 gene encoding protein NDRG3 isoform X4, translated as MPSAPTHTAEEAHLLGTMPVDPMDDIELRSVQLQFPNARGSILEACEQRRVPTDKGDVHVAIQGDTAKPAIITYHDLGLNYATSFAGFFNFPVMRGLLENFCVYHVTAPGQEEGAPTLPEDYVYPTMDDLAAQLLFVLSHFGLKSVIGFGVGAGANILARFAHSHPDKVGALCLINCVSTQSGWIEWGYQSFNARFLRTKGMTQGVIDYLMWHHFGRNPEERNHDLVQMYKQHFERGVNPTNLAMLINAYIHRNDLHLARTPPGTPGSETAATTLKMPVINITGSLSPHVDDTVTFNGRLDPTNSSWMKISDCALVLEEQPAKLAEAFRLFLQGEGYATPLSTPASSPCGTKYHTYSSIFFANFREQQQQAMEERERERERERDRQRQLSLRVGNRLRETAINCTNTNTNSSRITAGQGDNNNADGDDLDLDVENGNGCASGSGTGTGTGNGNRAYVTTDTSGTLYYGTQSNKIRITENPLPEPVSS; from the exons ATGCCGTCAGCTCCAACACACACTGCCGAGGAGGCACACCTGCTGGG CACCATGCCCGTTGATCCCATGGATGACATCGAACTGCGCTCCGTGCAGCTGCAATTCCCCAATGCCCGCGGCTCCATCCTGGAGGCCTGCGAACAGCGACGCGTGCCCACAGACAAGGGCGATGTCCACGTGGCCATACAGGGCGATACGGCCAAGCCGGCCATCATCACCTACCACGATTTGGGCCTCAACT ACGCCACCAGCTTTGCTGGCTTCTTCAACTTTCCAGTGATGCGAGGTCTGCTGGAGAACTTCTGTGTTTACCATGTGACTGCTCCCGGCCAGGAGGAGGGTGCACCCACTTTGCCAGAGGA TTACGTATATCCGACCATGGATGATCTAGCCGCCCAGCTGCTTTTCGTGCTATCCCACTTTGGCCTAAAGTCGGTGATCGGTTTCGGCGTTGGTGCCGGGGCAAACATTCTGGCCCGTTTCGCCCACTCGCATCCGGACAAGGTGGGCGCCCTGTGCCTGATCAACTGCGTGTCCACGCAGTCGGGCTGGATCGAGTGGGGCTACCAGAGCTTCAATGCGCGCTTCCTGCGCACCAAGGGCATGACACAGGGCGTGATCGATTATCTGATGTGGCACCACTTCGGACGCAATCCGGAGGAGCGCAATCACGACCTGGTGCAGATGTACAAGCAGCACTTCGAGCGTGGCGTTAATCCGACCAATCTGGCCATGCTGATCAACGCGTACATCCATCGCAACGACCTGCACCTGGCGCGCACTCCGCCAGGAACTCCGGGCAGCGAAACGGCGGCCACCACGCTGAAGATGCCAGTGATCAATATCACGGGTTCGCTCTCGCCGCACGTGGACGACACCGTGACCTTTAATGGCCGTCTAGACCCCACAAACTCATCCTGGATGAAG ATTTCCGATTGCGCTTTggtgctggaggagcagccggCCAAGCTGGCCGAGGCCTTCCGGCTCTTCTTGCAGGGCGAGGGCTACG caacgccGCTGTCCACGCCAGCGAGTTCGCCCTGTGGAACTAAATACCACACCtactcctccatcttctttgCCAACTTccgggagcagcagcagcaggcgatgGAGGAGCGCGAGCGTGAGCGGGAAAGGGAGCGGGATCGCCAGCGGCAGCTCAGCCTCCGGGTGGGCAATCGCCTCCGGGAGACGGCCATCAATtgcaccaacaccaacacgaACAGCAGCCGCATCACCGCCGGCCAGGGGGATAATAATAATGCGGATGGGGacgatctggatctggatgtgGAGAATGGAAACGGATGTGCCAGCGGCAGCGGAACAGGAACCGGAACCGGAAATGGCAACCGAGCATACGTGACCACGGACACATCGGGCACCCTTTACTACGGCACCCAGAGCAACAAGATACGCATCACAGAGAACCCACTGCCCGAGCCGGTCAGCTCTTAG
- the LOC122614981 gene encoding protein NDRG3 isoform X1, which translates to MPQSEGGYVSLPAVNGNGNSNGGAIYQSTTEPTAPPSVFASVKRAIGQAIKSSPTDSEELLRSERLPVIVGGSRISFRDRDKSGKTLTTKMPSAPTHTAEEAHLLGTMPVDPMDDIELRSVQLQFPNARGSILEACEQRRVPTDKGDVHVAIQGDTAKPAIITYHDLGLNYATSFAGFFNFPVMRGLLENFCVYHVTAPGQEEGAPTLPEDYVYPTMDDLAAQLLFVLSHFGLKSVIGFGVGAGANILARFAHSHPDKVGALCLINCVSTQSGWIEWGYQSFNARFLRTKGMTQGVIDYLMWHHFGRNPEERNHDLVQMYKQHFERGVNPTNLAMLINAYIHRNDLHLARTPPGTPGSETAATTLKMPVINITGSLSPHVDDTVTFNGRLDPTNSSWMKISDCALVLEEQPAKLAEAFRLFLQGEGYATPLSTPASSPCGTKYHTYSSIFFANFREQQQQAMEERERERERERDRQRQLSLRVGNRLRETAINCTNTNTNSSRITAGQGDNNNADGDDLDLDVENGNGCASGSGTGTGTGNGNRAYVTTDTSGTLYYGTQSNKIRITENPLPEPVSS; encoded by the exons ATGCCACAGTCAGAGGGCGGCTATGTATCGCTGCCGGCCgtgaatggcaatggcaatagcaATGGCGGTGCCATCTATCAGTCGACCACAGAGCCCACGGCCCCGCCCTCCGTCTTTGCGAGCGTGAAGCGGGCCATTGGCCAGGCCATCAAGTCCTCGCCCACCGACAGCGAGGAGCTGCTCCGCTCGGAGCGCCTGCCGGTCATCGTCGGCGGCTCCAG AATCTCTTTCAGAGACCGCGACAAATCCGGTAAGACACTGACCACCAAGATGCCGTCAGCTCCAACACACACTGCCGAGGAGGCACACCTGCTGGG CACCATGCCCGTTGATCCCATGGATGACATCGAACTGCGCTCCGTGCAGCTGCAATTCCCCAATGCCCGCGGCTCCATCCTGGAGGCCTGCGAACAGCGACGCGTGCCCACAGACAAGGGCGATGTCCACGTGGCCATACAGGGCGATACGGCCAAGCCGGCCATCATCACCTACCACGATTTGGGCCTCAACT ACGCCACCAGCTTTGCTGGCTTCTTCAACTTTCCAGTGATGCGAGGTCTGCTGGAGAACTTCTGTGTTTACCATGTGACTGCTCCCGGCCAGGAGGAGGGTGCACCCACTTTGCCAGAGGA TTACGTATATCCGACCATGGATGATCTAGCCGCCCAGCTGCTTTTCGTGCTATCCCACTTTGGCCTAAAGTCGGTGATCGGTTTCGGCGTTGGTGCCGGGGCAAACATTCTGGCCCGTTTCGCCCACTCGCATCCGGACAAGGTGGGCGCCCTGTGCCTGATCAACTGCGTGTCCACGCAGTCGGGCTGGATCGAGTGGGGCTACCAGAGCTTCAATGCGCGCTTCCTGCGCACCAAGGGCATGACACAGGGCGTGATCGATTATCTGATGTGGCACCACTTCGGACGCAATCCGGAGGAGCGCAATCACGACCTGGTGCAGATGTACAAGCAGCACTTCGAGCGTGGCGTTAATCCGACCAATCTGGCCATGCTGATCAACGCGTACATCCATCGCAACGACCTGCACCTGGCGCGCACTCCGCCAGGAACTCCGGGCAGCGAAACGGCGGCCACCACGCTGAAGATGCCAGTGATCAATATCACGGGTTCGCTCTCGCCGCACGTGGACGACACCGTGACCTTTAATGGCCGTCTAGACCCCACAAACTCATCCTGGATGAAG ATTTCCGATTGCGCTTTggtgctggaggagcagccggCCAAGCTGGCCGAGGCCTTCCGGCTCTTCTTGCAGGGCGAGGGCTACG caacgccGCTGTCCACGCCAGCGAGTTCGCCCTGTGGAACTAAATACCACACCtactcctccatcttctttgCCAACTTccgggagcagcagcagcaggcgatgGAGGAGCGCGAGCGTGAGCGGGAAAGGGAGCGGGATCGCCAGCGGCAGCTCAGCCTCCGGGTGGGCAATCGCCTCCGGGAGACGGCCATCAATtgcaccaacaccaacacgaACAGCAGCCGCATCACCGCCGGCCAGGGGGATAATAATAATGCGGATGGGGacgatctggatctggatgtgGAGAATGGAAACGGATGTGCCAGCGGCAGCGGAACAGGAACCGGAACCGGAAATGGCAACCGAGCATACGTGACCACGGACACATCGGGCACCCTTTACTACGGCACCCAGAGCAACAAGATACGCATCACAGAGAACCCACTGCCCGAGCCGGTCAGCTCTTAG
- the LOC122614981 gene encoding protein NDRG3 isoform X3: MPQSEGGYVSLPAVNGNGNSNGGAIYQSTTEPTAPPSVFASVKRAIGQAIKSSPTDSEELLRSERLPVIVGGSSTMPVDPMDDIELRSVQLQFPNARGSILEACEQRRVPTDKGDVHVAIQGDTAKPAIITYHDLGLNYATSFAGFFNFPVMRGLLENFCVYHVTAPGQEEGAPTLPEDYVYPTMDDLAAQLLFVLSHFGLKSVIGFGVGAGANILARFAHSHPDKVGALCLINCVSTQSGWIEWGYQSFNARFLRTKGMTQGVIDYLMWHHFGRNPEERNHDLVQMYKQHFERGVNPTNLAMLINAYIHRNDLHLARTPPGTPGSETAATTLKMPVINITGSLSPHVDDTVTFNGRLDPTNSSWMKISDCALVLEEQPAKLAEAFRLFLQGEGYATPLSTPASSPCGTKYHTYSSIFFANFREQQQQAMEERERERERERDRQRQLSLRVGNRLRETAINCTNTNTNSSRITAGQGDNNNADGDDLDLDVENGNGCASGSGTGTGTGNGNRAYVTTDTSGTLYYGTQSNKIRITENPLPEPVSS; encoded by the exons ATGCCACAGTCAGAGGGCGGCTATGTATCGCTGCCGGCCgtgaatggcaatggcaatagcaATGGCGGTGCCATCTATCAGTCGACCACAGAGCCCACGGCCCCGCCCTCCGTCTTTGCGAGCGTGAAGCGGGCCATTGGCCAGGCCATCAAGTCCTCGCCCACCGACAGCGAGGAGCTGCTCCGCTCGGAGCGCCTGCCGGTCATCGTCGGCGGCTCCAG CACCATGCCCGTTGATCCCATGGATGACATCGAACTGCGCTCCGTGCAGCTGCAATTCCCCAATGCCCGCGGCTCCATCCTGGAGGCCTGCGAACAGCGACGCGTGCCCACAGACAAGGGCGATGTCCACGTGGCCATACAGGGCGATACGGCCAAGCCGGCCATCATCACCTACCACGATTTGGGCCTCAACT ACGCCACCAGCTTTGCTGGCTTCTTCAACTTTCCAGTGATGCGAGGTCTGCTGGAGAACTTCTGTGTTTACCATGTGACTGCTCCCGGCCAGGAGGAGGGTGCACCCACTTTGCCAGAGGA TTACGTATATCCGACCATGGATGATCTAGCCGCCCAGCTGCTTTTCGTGCTATCCCACTTTGGCCTAAAGTCGGTGATCGGTTTCGGCGTTGGTGCCGGGGCAAACATTCTGGCCCGTTTCGCCCACTCGCATCCGGACAAGGTGGGCGCCCTGTGCCTGATCAACTGCGTGTCCACGCAGTCGGGCTGGATCGAGTGGGGCTACCAGAGCTTCAATGCGCGCTTCCTGCGCACCAAGGGCATGACACAGGGCGTGATCGATTATCTGATGTGGCACCACTTCGGACGCAATCCGGAGGAGCGCAATCACGACCTGGTGCAGATGTACAAGCAGCACTTCGAGCGTGGCGTTAATCCGACCAATCTGGCCATGCTGATCAACGCGTACATCCATCGCAACGACCTGCACCTGGCGCGCACTCCGCCAGGAACTCCGGGCAGCGAAACGGCGGCCACCACGCTGAAGATGCCAGTGATCAATATCACGGGTTCGCTCTCGCCGCACGTGGACGACACCGTGACCTTTAATGGCCGTCTAGACCCCACAAACTCATCCTGGATGAAG ATTTCCGATTGCGCTTTggtgctggaggagcagccggCCAAGCTGGCCGAGGCCTTCCGGCTCTTCTTGCAGGGCGAGGGCTACG caacgccGCTGTCCACGCCAGCGAGTTCGCCCTGTGGAACTAAATACCACACCtactcctccatcttctttgCCAACTTccgggagcagcagcagcaggcgatgGAGGAGCGCGAGCGTGAGCGGGAAAGGGAGCGGGATCGCCAGCGGCAGCTCAGCCTCCGGGTGGGCAATCGCCTCCGGGAGACGGCCATCAATtgcaccaacaccaacacgaACAGCAGCCGCATCACCGCCGGCCAGGGGGATAATAATAATGCGGATGGGGacgatctggatctggatgtgGAGAATGGAAACGGATGTGCCAGCGGCAGCGGAACAGGAACCGGAACCGGAAATGGCAACCGAGCATACGTGACCACGGACACATCGGGCACCCTTTACTACGGCACCCAGAGCAACAAGATACGCATCACAGAGAACCCACTGCCCGAGCCGGTCAGCTCTTAG
- the LOC122614981 gene encoding protein NDRG3 isoform X5, with translation MPVDPMDDIELRSVQLQFPNARGSILEACEQRRVPTDKGDVHVAIQGDTAKPAIITYHDLGLNYATSFAGFFNFPVMRGLLENFCVYHVTAPGQEEGAPTLPEDYVYPTMDDLAAQLLFVLSHFGLKSVIGFGVGAGANILARFAHSHPDKVGALCLINCVSTQSGWIEWGYQSFNARFLRTKGMTQGVIDYLMWHHFGRNPEERNHDLVQMYKQHFERGVNPTNLAMLINAYIHRNDLHLARTPPGTPGSETAATTLKMPVINITGSLSPHVDDTVTFNGRLDPTNSSWMKISDCALVLEEQPAKLAEAFRLFLQGEGYATPLSTPASSPCGTKYHTYSSIFFANFREQQQQAMEERERERERERDRQRQLSLRVGNRLRETAINCTNTNTNSSRITAGQGDNNNADGDDLDLDVENGNGCASGSGTGTGTGNGNRAYVTTDTSGTLYYGTQSNKIRITENPLPEPVSS, from the exons ATGCCCGTTGATCCCATGGATGACATCGAACTGCGCTCCGTGCAGCTGCAATTCCCCAATGCCCGCGGCTCCATCCTGGAGGCCTGCGAACAGCGACGCGTGCCCACAGACAAGGGCGATGTCCACGTGGCCATACAGGGCGATACGGCCAAGCCGGCCATCATCACCTACCACGATTTGGGCCTCAACT ACGCCACCAGCTTTGCTGGCTTCTTCAACTTTCCAGTGATGCGAGGTCTGCTGGAGAACTTCTGTGTTTACCATGTGACTGCTCCCGGCCAGGAGGAGGGTGCACCCACTTTGCCAGAGGA TTACGTATATCCGACCATGGATGATCTAGCCGCCCAGCTGCTTTTCGTGCTATCCCACTTTGGCCTAAAGTCGGTGATCGGTTTCGGCGTTGGTGCCGGGGCAAACATTCTGGCCCGTTTCGCCCACTCGCATCCGGACAAGGTGGGCGCCCTGTGCCTGATCAACTGCGTGTCCACGCAGTCGGGCTGGATCGAGTGGGGCTACCAGAGCTTCAATGCGCGCTTCCTGCGCACCAAGGGCATGACACAGGGCGTGATCGATTATCTGATGTGGCACCACTTCGGACGCAATCCGGAGGAGCGCAATCACGACCTGGTGCAGATGTACAAGCAGCACTTCGAGCGTGGCGTTAATCCGACCAATCTGGCCATGCTGATCAACGCGTACATCCATCGCAACGACCTGCACCTGGCGCGCACTCCGCCAGGAACTCCGGGCAGCGAAACGGCGGCCACCACGCTGAAGATGCCAGTGATCAATATCACGGGTTCGCTCTCGCCGCACGTGGACGACACCGTGACCTTTAATGGCCGTCTAGACCCCACAAACTCATCCTGGATGAAG ATTTCCGATTGCGCTTTggtgctggaggagcagccggCCAAGCTGGCCGAGGCCTTCCGGCTCTTCTTGCAGGGCGAGGGCTACG caacgccGCTGTCCACGCCAGCGAGTTCGCCCTGTGGAACTAAATACCACACCtactcctccatcttctttgCCAACTTccgggagcagcagcagcaggcgatgGAGGAGCGCGAGCGTGAGCGGGAAAGGGAGCGGGATCGCCAGCGGCAGCTCAGCCTCCGGGTGGGCAATCGCCTCCGGGAGACGGCCATCAATtgcaccaacaccaacacgaACAGCAGCCGCATCACCGCCGGCCAGGGGGATAATAATAATGCGGATGGGGacgatctggatctggatgtgGAGAATGGAAACGGATGTGCCAGCGGCAGCGGAACAGGAACCGGAACCGGAAATGGCAACCGAGCATACGTGACCACGGACACATCGGGCACCCTTTACTACGGCACCCAGAGCAACAAGATACGCATCACAGAGAACCCACTGCCCGAGCCGGTCAGCTCTTAG
- the LOC122614981 gene encoding protein NDRG3 isoform X2 has translation MPQSEGGYVSLPAVNGNGNSNGGAIYQSTTEPTAPPSVFASVKRAIGQAIKSSPTDSEELLRSERLPVIVGGSRDRDKSGKTLTTKMPSAPTHTAEEAHLLGTMPVDPMDDIELRSVQLQFPNARGSILEACEQRRVPTDKGDVHVAIQGDTAKPAIITYHDLGLNYATSFAGFFNFPVMRGLLENFCVYHVTAPGQEEGAPTLPEDYVYPTMDDLAAQLLFVLSHFGLKSVIGFGVGAGANILARFAHSHPDKVGALCLINCVSTQSGWIEWGYQSFNARFLRTKGMTQGVIDYLMWHHFGRNPEERNHDLVQMYKQHFERGVNPTNLAMLINAYIHRNDLHLARTPPGTPGSETAATTLKMPVINITGSLSPHVDDTVTFNGRLDPTNSSWMKISDCALVLEEQPAKLAEAFRLFLQGEGYATPLSTPASSPCGTKYHTYSSIFFANFREQQQQAMEERERERERERDRQRQLSLRVGNRLRETAINCTNTNTNSSRITAGQGDNNNADGDDLDLDVENGNGCASGSGTGTGTGNGNRAYVTTDTSGTLYYGTQSNKIRITENPLPEPVSS, from the exons ATGCCACAGTCAGAGGGCGGCTATGTATCGCTGCCGGCCgtgaatggcaatggcaatagcaATGGCGGTGCCATCTATCAGTCGACCACAGAGCCCACGGCCCCGCCCTCCGTCTTTGCGAGCGTGAAGCGGGCCATTGGCCAGGCCATCAAGTCCTCGCCCACCGACAGCGAGGAGCTGCTCCGCTCGGAGCGCCTGCCGGTCATCGTCGGCGGCTCCAG AGACCGCGACAAATCCGGTAAGACACTGACCACCAAGATGCCGTCAGCTCCAACACACACTGCCGAGGAGGCACACCTGCTGGG CACCATGCCCGTTGATCCCATGGATGACATCGAACTGCGCTCCGTGCAGCTGCAATTCCCCAATGCCCGCGGCTCCATCCTGGAGGCCTGCGAACAGCGACGCGTGCCCACAGACAAGGGCGATGTCCACGTGGCCATACAGGGCGATACGGCCAAGCCGGCCATCATCACCTACCACGATTTGGGCCTCAACT ACGCCACCAGCTTTGCTGGCTTCTTCAACTTTCCAGTGATGCGAGGTCTGCTGGAGAACTTCTGTGTTTACCATGTGACTGCTCCCGGCCAGGAGGAGGGTGCACCCACTTTGCCAGAGGA TTACGTATATCCGACCATGGATGATCTAGCCGCCCAGCTGCTTTTCGTGCTATCCCACTTTGGCCTAAAGTCGGTGATCGGTTTCGGCGTTGGTGCCGGGGCAAACATTCTGGCCCGTTTCGCCCACTCGCATCCGGACAAGGTGGGCGCCCTGTGCCTGATCAACTGCGTGTCCACGCAGTCGGGCTGGATCGAGTGGGGCTACCAGAGCTTCAATGCGCGCTTCCTGCGCACCAAGGGCATGACACAGGGCGTGATCGATTATCTGATGTGGCACCACTTCGGACGCAATCCGGAGGAGCGCAATCACGACCTGGTGCAGATGTACAAGCAGCACTTCGAGCGTGGCGTTAATCCGACCAATCTGGCCATGCTGATCAACGCGTACATCCATCGCAACGACCTGCACCTGGCGCGCACTCCGCCAGGAACTCCGGGCAGCGAAACGGCGGCCACCACGCTGAAGATGCCAGTGATCAATATCACGGGTTCGCTCTCGCCGCACGTGGACGACACCGTGACCTTTAATGGCCGTCTAGACCCCACAAACTCATCCTGGATGAAG ATTTCCGATTGCGCTTTggtgctggaggagcagccggCCAAGCTGGCCGAGGCCTTCCGGCTCTTCTTGCAGGGCGAGGGCTACG caacgccGCTGTCCACGCCAGCGAGTTCGCCCTGTGGAACTAAATACCACACCtactcctccatcttctttgCCAACTTccgggagcagcagcagcaggcgatgGAGGAGCGCGAGCGTGAGCGGGAAAGGGAGCGGGATCGCCAGCGGCAGCTCAGCCTCCGGGTGGGCAATCGCCTCCGGGAGACGGCCATCAATtgcaccaacaccaacacgaACAGCAGCCGCATCACCGCCGGCCAGGGGGATAATAATAATGCGGATGGGGacgatctggatctggatgtgGAGAATGGAAACGGATGTGCCAGCGGCAGCGGAACAGGAACCGGAACCGGAAATGGCAACCGAGCATACGTGACCACGGACACATCGGGCACCCTTTACTACGGCACCCAGAGCAACAAGATACGCATCACAGAGAACCCACTGCCCGAGCCGGTCAGCTCTTAG
- the LOC122614981 gene encoding protein NDRG3 isoform X7 — MPQSEGGYVSLPAVNGNGNSNGGAIYQSTTEPTAPPSVFASVKRAIGQAIKSSPTDSEELLRSERLPVIVGGSRDRDKSGKTLTTKMPSAPTHTAEEAHLLGTMPVDPMDDIELRSVQLQFPNARGSILEACEQRRVPTDKGDVHVAIQGDTAKPAIITYHDLGLNYATSFAGFFNFPVMRGLLENFCVYHVTAPGQEEGAPTLPEDYVYPTMDDLAAQLLFVLSHFGLKSVIGFGVGAGANILARFAHSHPDKVGALCLINCVSTQSGWIEWGYQSFNARFLRTKGMTQGVIDYLMWHHFGRNPEERNHDLVQMYKQHFERGVNPTNLAMLINAYIHRNDLHLARTPPGTPGSETAATTLKMPVINITGSLSPHVDDTVTFNGRLDPTNSSWMKISDCALVLEEQPAKLAEAFRLFLQGEGYAVGTLQKLARKISTVSRSSSTQVELTVQ; from the exons ATGCCACAGTCAGAGGGCGGCTATGTATCGCTGCCGGCCgtgaatggcaatggcaatagcaATGGCGGTGCCATCTATCAGTCGACCACAGAGCCCACGGCCCCGCCCTCCGTCTTTGCGAGCGTGAAGCGGGCCATTGGCCAGGCCATCAAGTCCTCGCCCACCGACAGCGAGGAGCTGCTCCGCTCGGAGCGCCTGCCGGTCATCGTCGGCGGCTCCAG AGACCGCGACAAATCCGGTAAGACACTGACCACCAAGATGCCGTCAGCTCCAACACACACTGCCGAGGAGGCACACCTGCTGGG CACCATGCCCGTTGATCCCATGGATGACATCGAACTGCGCTCCGTGCAGCTGCAATTCCCCAATGCCCGCGGCTCCATCCTGGAGGCCTGCGAACAGCGACGCGTGCCCACAGACAAGGGCGATGTCCACGTGGCCATACAGGGCGATACGGCCAAGCCGGCCATCATCACCTACCACGATTTGGGCCTCAACT ACGCCACCAGCTTTGCTGGCTTCTTCAACTTTCCAGTGATGCGAGGTCTGCTGGAGAACTTCTGTGTTTACCATGTGACTGCTCCCGGCCAGGAGGAGGGTGCACCCACTTTGCCAGAGGA TTACGTATATCCGACCATGGATGATCTAGCCGCCCAGCTGCTTTTCGTGCTATCCCACTTTGGCCTAAAGTCGGTGATCGGTTTCGGCGTTGGTGCCGGGGCAAACATTCTGGCCCGTTTCGCCCACTCGCATCCGGACAAGGTGGGCGCCCTGTGCCTGATCAACTGCGTGTCCACGCAGTCGGGCTGGATCGAGTGGGGCTACCAGAGCTTCAATGCGCGCTTCCTGCGCACCAAGGGCATGACACAGGGCGTGATCGATTATCTGATGTGGCACCACTTCGGACGCAATCCGGAGGAGCGCAATCACGACCTGGTGCAGATGTACAAGCAGCACTTCGAGCGTGGCGTTAATCCGACCAATCTGGCCATGCTGATCAACGCGTACATCCATCGCAACGACCTGCACCTGGCGCGCACTCCGCCAGGAACTCCGGGCAGCGAAACGGCGGCCACCACGCTGAAGATGCCAGTGATCAATATCACGGGTTCGCTCTCGCCGCACGTGGACGACACCGTGACCTTTAATGGCCGTCTAGACCCCACAAACTCATCCTGGATGAAG ATTTCCGATTGCGCTTTggtgctggaggagcagccggCCAAGCTGGCCGAGGCCTTCCGGCTCTTCTTGCAGGGCGAGGGCTACG CTGTTGGCACACTGCAAAAGTTGGCGCGCAAAATCTCAACGGTCAGCCGGAGCAGTTCCACGCAAGTTGAGCTCACTGTACAGTGA
- the LOC122614981 gene encoding protein NDRG3 isoform X6: MPQSEGGYVSLPAVNGNGNSNGGAIYQSTTEPTAPPSVFASVKRAIGQAIKSSPTDSEELLRSERLPVIVGGSRISFRDRDKSGKTLTTKMPSAPTHTAEEAHLLGTMPVDPMDDIELRSVQLQFPNARGSILEACEQRRVPTDKGDVHVAIQGDTAKPAIITYHDLGLNYATSFAGFFNFPVMRGLLENFCVYHVTAPGQEEGAPTLPEDYVYPTMDDLAAQLLFVLSHFGLKSVIGFGVGAGANILARFAHSHPDKVGALCLINCVSTQSGWIEWGYQSFNARFLRTKGMTQGVIDYLMWHHFGRNPEERNHDLVQMYKQHFERGVNPTNLAMLINAYIHRNDLHLARTPPGTPGSETAATTLKMPVINITGSLSPHVDDTVTFNGRLDPTNSSWMKISDCALVLEEQPAKLAEAFRLFLQGEGYAVGTLQKLARKISTVSRSSSTQVELTVQ, from the exons ATGCCACAGTCAGAGGGCGGCTATGTATCGCTGCCGGCCgtgaatggcaatggcaatagcaATGGCGGTGCCATCTATCAGTCGACCACAGAGCCCACGGCCCCGCCCTCCGTCTTTGCGAGCGTGAAGCGGGCCATTGGCCAGGCCATCAAGTCCTCGCCCACCGACAGCGAGGAGCTGCTCCGCTCGGAGCGCCTGCCGGTCATCGTCGGCGGCTCCAG AATCTCTTTCAGAGACCGCGACAAATCCGGTAAGACACTGACCACCAAGATGCCGTCAGCTCCAACACACACTGCCGAGGAGGCACACCTGCTGGG CACCATGCCCGTTGATCCCATGGATGACATCGAACTGCGCTCCGTGCAGCTGCAATTCCCCAATGCCCGCGGCTCCATCCTGGAGGCCTGCGAACAGCGACGCGTGCCCACAGACAAGGGCGATGTCCACGTGGCCATACAGGGCGATACGGCCAAGCCGGCCATCATCACCTACCACGATTTGGGCCTCAACT ACGCCACCAGCTTTGCTGGCTTCTTCAACTTTCCAGTGATGCGAGGTCTGCTGGAGAACTTCTGTGTTTACCATGTGACTGCTCCCGGCCAGGAGGAGGGTGCACCCACTTTGCCAGAGGA TTACGTATATCCGACCATGGATGATCTAGCCGCCCAGCTGCTTTTCGTGCTATCCCACTTTGGCCTAAAGTCGGTGATCGGTTTCGGCGTTGGTGCCGGGGCAAACATTCTGGCCCGTTTCGCCCACTCGCATCCGGACAAGGTGGGCGCCCTGTGCCTGATCAACTGCGTGTCCACGCAGTCGGGCTGGATCGAGTGGGGCTACCAGAGCTTCAATGCGCGCTTCCTGCGCACCAAGGGCATGACACAGGGCGTGATCGATTATCTGATGTGGCACCACTTCGGACGCAATCCGGAGGAGCGCAATCACGACCTGGTGCAGATGTACAAGCAGCACTTCGAGCGTGGCGTTAATCCGACCAATCTGGCCATGCTGATCAACGCGTACATCCATCGCAACGACCTGCACCTGGCGCGCACTCCGCCAGGAACTCCGGGCAGCGAAACGGCGGCCACCACGCTGAAGATGCCAGTGATCAATATCACGGGTTCGCTCTCGCCGCACGTGGACGACACCGTGACCTTTAATGGCCGTCTAGACCCCACAAACTCATCCTGGATGAAG ATTTCCGATTGCGCTTTggtgctggaggagcagccggCCAAGCTGGCCGAGGCCTTCCGGCTCTTCTTGCAGGGCGAGGGCTACG CTGTTGGCACACTGCAAAAGTTGGCGCGCAAAATCTCAACGGTCAGCCGGAGCAGTTCCACGCAAGTTGAGCTCACTGTACAGTGA